A genomic window from Acetobacter sp. includes:
- a CDS encoding response regulator transcription factor, producing MKVLIIEDEPALGSAVRDRVRQAGHVVDWFKTITDARAALIASSYDFLLLDLGLPDGNGRDLLREIRRDCSSMAILITTAQDQVSDRIAGLSEGADDYIVKPYDLDELVARIDAVARRYAALPDNEVIIGTIRIDLARRQLERDGQTVDLSAREWAIVELLARRPGAVCSREQIEDALYGLSDEVESNAIEVFISRIRKKTGPGLIVTVRGRGYSLAENASR from the coding sequence ATGAAAGTCCTGATTATCGAAGATGAACCCGCCCTAGGCTCGGCGGTAAGAGACCGCGTTCGCCAAGCAGGACATGTCGTCGACTGGTTTAAAACCATAACCGATGCTCGTGCGGCCCTGATCGCCTCTTCTTATGATTTCCTGCTTTTGGATCTTGGTCTTCCAGACGGTAATGGTCGGGATCTACTGCGGGAAATCCGGCGGGACTGTTCATCTATGGCCATCCTGATCACCACAGCTCAGGATCAGGTCAGTGACAGGATAGCGGGGCTATCAGAAGGTGCGGATGATTATATTGTCAAACCTTATGATCTCGATGAACTCGTTGCCCGCATCGACGCTGTTGCCAGGCGTTACGCGGCGTTACCAGACAACGAGGTCATCATTGGTACTATCAGGATCGACCTCGCGCGCCGTCAGCTTGAACGCGATGGCCAGACAGTTGATCTCTCTGCGCGTGAATGGGCTATTGTCGAACTTCTTGCACGTCGTCCTGGCGCTGTATGCAGTCGTGAGCAGATTGAAGATGCTCTTTATGGCCTCAGTGACGAGGTAGAGAGCAATGCCATCGAAGTCTTTATCAGCAGGATACGAAAGAAGACCGGGCCTGGTCTGATCGTGACGGTCAGGGGCAGAGGCTACAGTCTCGCGGAGAATGCGTCCCGATGA